From the genome of Phreatobacter cathodiphilus, one region includes:
- a CDS encoding DMT family transporter → MAHADQAAAPPVSSPPAGGRGALFGFACGAGAALIWGVQAVVSRQSAADGLGPVDVTILRFLTAALVLMPFALRRLKPFPVGRLGWRRSLALTLLGGAPFATVLVGGSTFAPALHTAVIGPGLIPVFTAILSYAWLKERTPPARILGLALIVAGIGLFSWRAVLEIGQGEAWRGDLLFVTAAAMWSVFAILAKRWGADAFDLTITLSILSLTLLPVLALLAPVKIAAVGIAPLALQALYQGLLVGVGSVFLYATANQVLGAARATLFLPIVPAITAIASALLIGEWPSLTEVLGMVVVMTGMTVAIRA, encoded by the coding sequence ATGGCTCACGCTGACCAGGCGGCCGCCCCGCCCGTTTCCTCACCCCCCGCCGGGGGGCGCGGCGCCCTGTTCGGCTTCGCCTGTGGCGCCGGCGCGGCGTTGATCTGGGGCGTCCAGGCGGTGGTGTCGCGGCAGTCGGCCGCCGACGGCCTCGGCCCGGTCGACGTCACCATCCTGCGCTTCCTCACCGCCGCCCTGGTGCTGATGCCCTTCGCGCTGCGGCGGCTGAAACCCTTTCCCGTGGGACGGCTCGGCTGGCGGCGCTCGCTCGCCCTCACCCTCCTCGGCGGCGCCCCCTTCGCCACGGTGCTGGTCGGCGGCTCCACCTTCGCCCCCGCCCTGCACACGGCGGTGATCGGCCCGGGATTGATCCCGGTCTTCACCGCCATCCTCTCCTATGCCTGGCTGAAGGAGCGCACGCCCCCCGCCCGCATCCTCGGCCTCGCCCTCATCGTGGCCGGCATCGGGCTCTTCTCGTGGCGGGCCGTTCTGGAGATCGGCCAGGGCGAGGCCTGGCGCGGCGACCTCCTCTTCGTCACCGCGGCGGCCATGTGGTCGGTCTTCGCCATCCTCGCCAAGCGCTGGGGCGCCGATGCCTTCGACCTGACCATCACGCTCTCGATCCTGTCGCTGACGCTCCTGCCGGTCCTCGCCCTGCTGGCGCCGGTCAAGATCGCCGCCGTGGGCATCGCTCCGCTGGCGCTGCAGGCGCTCTACCAGGGCCTTTTGGTCGGTGTCGGCTCGGTGTTCCTCTATGCCACCGCCAACCAGGTGCTCGGAGCTGCCCGCGCCACCCTGTTCCTGCCCATCGTCCCGGCCATCACCGCCATCGCCAGCGCCCTGCTCATCGGCGAATGGCCCTCCCTCACCGAAGTGCTCGGCATGGTCGTGGTCATGACCGGCATGACGGTGGCGATCCGCGCCTGA
- a CDS encoding TadE/TadG family type IV pilus assembly protein codes for MPHRDSVTPAGGRRPHRALGRLVSRFRRACGGGVAILFALSLPPLLGVVGSAVDYTYASRAKAKLDSVADIAALVGVKVSATMPTATVAKANATASFNGNNTPMPRVTLNKVDIAVTDNGLVRTATVTYTATVENAFMGLFGFNTMQIGGSAKASSTLPTYIDFYLLLDNSPSMGIGATPADVATMVANTSDQCGFACHDLSNPSNNYYKLAKKLNVTMRIDVVRQATQQLMDTAQQTQTSNGQFRAAIYTYGESCTVTGMTEIAALTTSLSSAKGKANSIDLMTIPYQNYNNDQCTDNTANLSAINKVIATPGDGTSAAAPQKVLMLVADGVTDANYPSTCTQPTASGGRCQEPLNPAMCETIKARGIRIAVLYTTYLPLPTNSWYNKWISPFQSTIGTRMQSCASPGLYFEVSPTQGISEAMTALFQKAVSTARLTQ; via the coding sequence ATGCCGCATCGAGACAGCGTCACGCCGGCCGGCGGACGGCGCCCCCATCGCGCCCTGGGGCGGCTCGTGTCGCGGTTTCGCCGCGCCTGTGGGGGCGGCGTGGCCATTCTCTTCGCCCTGTCGCTGCCGCCCCTGCTCGGCGTGGTGGGCTCGGCGGTAGACTATACCTACGCCTCGCGCGCCAAGGCCAAGCTCGACTCGGTGGCCGACATCGCCGCACTGGTCGGGGTGAAGGTGTCGGCCACCATGCCGACGGCGACGGTGGCCAAGGCCAATGCCACGGCGAGCTTCAACGGCAACAACACGCCGATGCCGCGGGTGACGCTGAACAAGGTCGACATCGCGGTGACCGACAACGGCCTCGTCCGCACCGCCACGGTCACCTATACGGCGACCGTCGAGAACGCCTTCATGGGCCTCTTCGGCTTCAACACCATGCAGATCGGCGGCTCGGCCAAAGCCTCGTCCACCCTGCCGACCTATATCGACTTCTACCTGCTGCTCGACAATTCACCGTCCATGGGCATCGGCGCCACGCCCGCCGACGTCGCCACCATGGTGGCGAACACCTCCGACCAGTGCGGCTTCGCCTGCCACGACCTGTCGAACCCCTCGAACAACTACTACAAGCTGGCCAAGAAGCTGAACGTCACCATGCGCATCGACGTGGTGCGCCAGGCCACCCAGCAGCTGATGGACACGGCCCAGCAGACCCAGACGTCCAACGGCCAGTTTCGCGCCGCCATCTACACCTACGGAGAGTCCTGCACCGTCACCGGCATGACCGAGATCGCCGCGCTGACGACGAGCCTGTCCTCGGCCAAGGGCAAGGCCAATTCCATCGACCTGATGACGATCCCCTACCAGAACTACAACAACGACCAGTGCACCGACAACACGGCCAACCTGTCAGCCATCAACAAGGTCATCGCGACGCCCGGGGACGGAACCTCGGCCGCGGCGCCGCAGAAGGTGCTGATGCTGGTGGCGGACGGGGTGACGGATGCCAACTATCCCTCGACATGCACGCAGCCGACGGCGTCCGGCGGGCGCTGCCAGGAGCCGCTGAACCCAGCCATGTGCGAGACGATCAAGGCGCGGGGCATCCGCATCGCCGTGCTCTACACCACCTACCTGCCGCTGCCGACCAACTCCTGGTACAACAAGTGGATCTCGCCCTTCCAGTCGACCATCGGCACGCGCATGCAGAGCTGCGCCTCGCCGGGCCTCTATTTCGAGGTGAGCCCCACCCAGGGCATCTCCGAGGCGATGACCGCGCTGTTCCAGAAGGCCGTGTCCACCGCCCGTCTGACGCAGTGA
- a CDS encoding TrmH family RNA methyltransferase: MTSSPPAAPPEGSPVVVLVEPQMAENIGTTARAMANFGLSRLRLVAPRDGWPNARAYPAASGANRILDEAELFGSLEEAIADLTYTFAATARGHDQVKPVLGPREAVAGLVERTGAGEAVGVVFGRERNGLLAGEVALANAILTYPVNPAFSSLNLAQAVLVLGYEWFSQAHGAVLPHRGEERSEPATKAQMLAFFASLEKALDRVEFFRPPEKREGMVINLRNIFQRMQPTQQDVATLHGVVTALGDGAKGPARGATLTPDGAEALRNFLADSTKGLTGGTAPIRGISRLIRRNPTEAEKALWEVLVKDRRFAGRGFKRAVPIGPHVADLVSFDLRVVIDFEPHTQGDDAAERRAEKRAWLAERGYRVIVMEARVVEADPAAALDRLEMLLAERRDGG, translated from the coding sequence ATGACCTCCTCCCCGCCCGCCGCGCCGCCCGAAGGCAGCCCCGTCGTCGTCCTGGTCGAGCCGCAGATGGCCGAGAACATCGGCACGACGGCGCGGGCCATGGCGAACTTCGGCCTGTCGCGGCTGCGCCTCGTGGCGCCGCGCGACGGCTGGCCCAATGCGCGGGCCTATCCGGCGGCCTCGGGGGCGAACCGGATCCTCGACGAGGCGGAACTGTTCGGCTCGCTCGAGGAGGCGATCGCCGACCTGACCTATACCTTCGCCGCCACGGCGCGCGGGCACGATCAGGTGAAGCCGGTGCTCGGGCCCCGCGAGGCGGTGGCCGGCCTCGTGGAGCGGACCGGCGCGGGGGAGGCGGTCGGCGTCGTCTTCGGGCGCGAGCGGAACGGGTTGCTCGCCGGCGAGGTGGCGCTCGCCAACGCCATCCTGACCTATCCGGTCAACCCCGCCTTCTCCTCGTTGAACCTCGCCCAGGCCGTGCTGGTGCTCGGCTACGAGTGGTTCTCGCAGGCTCACGGCGCCGTGCTGCCGCATCGTGGCGAGGAGCGCTCCGAGCCCGCCACCAAGGCCCAGATGCTCGCCTTCTTCGCCTCGCTGGAGAAGGCGCTGGACCGGGTCGAGTTCTTCCGCCCGCCGGAGAAGCGCGAGGGCATGGTCATCAACCTGCGCAACATCTTCCAGCGCATGCAGCCGACCCAGCAGGACGTGGCGACGCTGCACGGGGTCGTCACGGCACTTGGCGACGGGGCCAAGGGCCCGGCGCGCGGCGCCACCCTGACGCCGGACGGCGCGGAGGCACTGCGCAACTTCCTCGCCGATTCGACCAAGGGGCTCACCGGCGGCACCGCGCCGATCCGCGGCATTTCCCGCCTCATCCGCCGCAATCCGACGGAGGCGGAAAAGGCGCTGTGGGAGGTGCTGGTGAAGGACCGGCGCTTCGCCGGCCGCGGCTTCAAACGGGCGGTGCCGATCGGCCCGCACGTGGCCGACCTCGTCTCGTTCGACCTGCGCGTCGTCATCGACTTCGAACCGCACACGCAGGGGGACGACGCCGCCGAGCGGCGGGCGGAGAAGCGGGCCTGGCTCGCCGAGCGCGGTTACCGCGTGATCGTCATGGAGGCGCGGGTCGTGGAGGCGGATCCGGCGGCGGCGCTGGACCGGCTCGAGATGCTGCTGGCGGAGCGTCGGGACGGCGGTTAG
- a CDS encoding MFS transporter produces MRLPLYYGWVIVAVTFVTMGIGVNARTSFSLLYAPIIDEFGWDRGLTAGAFSFGFLVSAVLSPLMGKLMDRTGPRTVMELGVVLMGAGLLLAPLTSQPWHLYLTIGVLVGSGSVCLGYSGQSLFLPNWFVRNRGLAIGIAFAGVGIGSVTLLPWVQAMIDGSGWRRASLAMGLLILVVLAPLNLLLRKRPQDMGLEPDGDATPLPDAAPPRSNVVDAAWAATDWTLGRALATARFWWLSLGYFGGLYVWYAVQVHQTKYLVEIGFGSTAAAWALGFVSLLGIPGGIALGALSDRIGREWIWSMAVGGFALCFLALIAMEKSPALWLVYAMVAVQGFLGYGLTSVMGAVVAEIFQGRHFGTIFGTVMFVALSGGAAGPYVTGLIHDLTGSYRLAFMIGIAVSLVSAAAIWMAGPGRVRAVAGRIRTA; encoded by the coding sequence ATGCGCCTGCCCCTCTATTACGGCTGGGTCATCGTCGCGGTGACCTTCGTCACCATGGGCATCGGGGTCAACGCCCGCACCTCCTTCTCCCTGCTCTATGCGCCGATCATCGACGAGTTCGGCTGGGACCGCGGGCTCACCGCCGGCGCCTTCTCCTTCGGCTTCCTCGTCTCGGCCGTGCTCTCGCCGCTCATGGGCAAGCTGATGGACCGCACCGGACCGCGCACCGTCATGGAGCTCGGCGTCGTGCTGATGGGCGCCGGCCTGCTGCTCGCCCCCCTCACCTCGCAGCCCTGGCACCTCTATCTCACCATCGGCGTCCTCGTCGGGTCCGGCTCCGTCTGCCTTGGCTATTCCGGCCAGTCGCTGTTCCTGCCCAACTGGTTCGTCCGCAACCGGGGCCTCGCCATCGGCATCGCCTTCGCGGGCGTCGGCATCGGCTCGGTGACGCTGCTGCCCTGGGTGCAGGCCATGATCGACGGCTCCGGCTGGCGGCGGGCGAGCCTGGCGATGGGCCTGCTCATCCTCGTCGTCCTCGCCCCCCTCAACCTGCTGCTGCGCAAGCGCCCCCAGGACATGGGCCTCGAGCCCGACGGCGACGCGACGCCGCTGCCCGACGCCGCCCCGCCCCGCTCCAACGTCGTCGACGCGGCCTGGGCCGCCACCGACTGGACGCTCGGCCGCGCCCTCGCCACGGCGCGCTTCTGGTGGCTCTCGCTCGGCTATTTCGGCGGGCTCTACGTCTGGTACGCGGTGCAGGTGCACCAGACCAAGTATCTGGTCGAGATCGGCTTCGGCTCGACGGCGGCCGCCTGGGCCCTCGGCTTCGTCAGCCTCCTCGGCATTCCCGGCGGCATCGCGCTCGGCGCCCTCTCCGACCGCATCGGTCGCGAATGGATCTGGTCCATGGCGGTGGGCGGCTTCGCCCTCTGCTTCCTCGCTCTCATCGCCATGGAGAAGAGCCCCGCCCTCTGGCTCGTCTACGCGATGGTCGCGGTCCAGGGTTTCCTCGGCTACGGCCTCACCTCGGTGATGGGCGCCGTGGTGGCCGAGATCTTCCAGGGCCGTCACTTCGGCACGATCTTCGGAACGGTGATGTTCGTCGCCCTCTCCGGCGGCGCCGCCGGGCCCTATGTCACCGGCCTCATCCACGACCTCACCGGCAGCTACCGCCTCGCCTTCATGATCGGCATCGCGGTGAGCCTCGTCTCCGCCGCCGCCATCTGGATGGCGGGACCTGGCCGGGTCCGCGCGGTGGCGGGGCGGATCAGGACGGCATGA
- a CDS encoding serine protease, which translates to MIRQARAIVLVVGLLLGFGPSPAAADADLIRFYASLDLPARIGLQRSLIWVNVFPAIADGNISPRTINAIRQYQARLGRPETGLLRPDELDRLLADAARVRDGVGYRTVRDDATGTVVGVPSGLIATTERVRRGTRLRSPTGDIDIVTMEIPRAERSLGEHYDMTLRNRPPAHYKVFRGNWFVIAGEERGGRNYYVRMHDTGGALRGFAISYDPALTPVLGPVVSAMSSDFRPQADGMSVAESQADYSGLRSRQASLPPSQNLQPLPPVSQAPPPVPAGAPSGVGGPSEPIRQGLSTGTGFLVSTSGHFLTNAHVVRDCSAISVGVFGPARLIDADTTNDIALLQVGAVVPGSPLSFAPKSPSIGEEIIALGFPLQNILANGLNMTRGDVSALAGIGGDSRFIQISAAVQPGNSGGPLLDRSGRIVGIVTGKLNATRVAQSTGDIPQSVNFAIRSELAELFLRRHGITFRVAAVDMQRRETTDIVAAAKDAVQQVACIKQ; encoded by the coding sequence ATGATCCGGCAGGCAAGGGCCATTGTTCTCGTGGTGGGACTTCTGCTCGGGTTCGGCCCGAGCCCTGCCGCGGCCGACGCGGACCTGATCCGCTTCTACGCCTCGCTCGATCTGCCGGCGCGGATCGGACTGCAACGCAGCCTGATCTGGGTGAACGTCTTCCCGGCCATCGCCGACGGCAACATCTCGCCCCGCACCATCAACGCCATCCGCCAGTATCAGGCCCGCCTCGGCCGGCCGGAGACCGGCCTCCTGCGCCCGGACGAACTCGACCGGCTGCTGGCCGACGCGGCCCGGGTTCGCGACGGCGTCGGCTACCGGACCGTCCGCGACGATGCCACGGGCACGGTCGTGGGAGTGCCCTCGGGCCTGATCGCCACCACGGAGCGCGTGCGGCGGGGCACGCGGCTGCGCTCGCCGACCGGCGACATCGACATCGTCACGATGGAAATCCCCCGCGCCGAGCGCAGCCTCGGCGAGCACTACGACATGACGCTGCGCAACCGCCCGCCGGCCCATTACAAGGTGTTCCGCGGCAACTGGTTCGTCATCGCGGGCGAGGAGCGCGGCGGCAGAAACTACTATGTCCGCATGCACGACACCGGCGGCGCCCTGCGCGGCTTCGCCATCAGCTACGATCCCGCGCTGACGCCCGTCCTCGGTCCCGTCGTGTCGGCCATGTCGAGCGACTTCCGCCCGCAGGCCGACGGCATGAGCGTCGCGGAATCGCAGGCCGACTATTCCGGCCTGCGCAGCCGTCAGGCCTCCCTGCCTCCGAGCCAGAACCTCCAGCCCCTGCCCCCCGTGTCGCAGGCTCCGCCGCCGGTTCCGGCCGGAGCACCGTCCGGCGTCGGCGGACCGTCGGAGCCGATCCGCCAGGGCCTGTCGACCGGCACGGGCTTTCTCGTCAGCACCTCAGGCCATTTTCTGACCAACGCCCATGTGGTCCGCGACTGCTCTGCCATCTCGGTGGGCGTGTTCGGTCCGGCACGGCTGATCGATGCCGACACCACCAACGACATCGCCCTGCTCCAGGTCGGCGCCGTCGTGCCCGGCTCACCGCTGTCCTTCGCGCCGAAGTCGCCTTCGATCGGCGAGGAGATCATCGCTCTCGGCTTTCCGCTCCAGAACATCCTCGCCAACGGGCTCAACATGACGCGCGGGGATGTCTCGGCTCTCGCCGGCATCGGCGGCGACAGCCGGTTCATCCAGATCAGCGCCGCCGTCCAGCCGGGCAATTCCGGCGGGCCTCTCCTCGACCGCAGCGGCCGGATCGTCGGCATCGTGACCGGCAAGCTGAACGCCACCCGCGTCGCCCAGTCGACGGGCGACATTCCGCAGTCCGTCAACTTCGCCATCCGGTCGGAACTGGCCGAGCTGTTCCTGCGCCGTCACGGCATCACGTTCCGCGTGGCGGCGGTGGACATGCAGCGGCGCGAGACCACCGACATCGTGGCGGCCGCCAAGGACGCCGTCCAGCAGGTCGCCTGCATCAAGCAGTGA
- a CDS encoding MFS transporter, with amino-acid sequence MQTFAALLLGYILSIFFRSFLSVLATKIMADMQIGATELAAMSSAWFIVFALMQFPVGWALDARGPRRTVLPLMAVGGIGVALFPFAPNALVGALAMGLIGVGCSPVFMGALYVFARMHAPHRFGFLASLLLGFGSIGNLIGTTPLALAAEAFGWRQAMLGLAVLYGIAFVLAALFLKDPPQLDRQAGGGILSGLGQIVASRVVWAFVPIVLFSYAITVTLRGLWVAPYLEKVVGLDALAQGDVALMMALAMTVSAFLFGWIESRWGFAKAMALFGNLVIAGILAALAISGVQTAFWAGLAFVALGFCGFSYTILMAHMRPFFPDHLVGRGMTLMNFLFIGGAALVQTGSGWLIDLGRAQGLGEAAAFARMHGVLAAVLLAATLVYALTPASPRRAGP; translated from the coding sequence ATGCAGACCTTCGCAGCCCTTCTCCTCGGCTACATCCTCTCGATCTTCTTCCGCTCGTTCCTCTCGGTGCTGGCGACGAAGATCATGGCCGACATGCAGATCGGCGCCACCGAGCTCGCGGCCATGAGCTCGGCCTGGTTCATCGTCTTCGCGCTGATGCAGTTTCCGGTGGGATGGGCGCTCGACGCGCGGGGACCGCGGCGCACCGTGCTGCCGCTGATGGCGGTGGGCGGCATCGGCGTCGCCCTGTTCCCCTTCGCTCCGAACGCGCTCGTCGGGGCGCTGGCCATGGGGCTGATCGGGGTCGGCTGCTCGCCGGTGTTCATGGGCGCGCTCTACGTCTTCGCCCGCATGCACGCGCCACACCGCTTCGGCTTCCTGGCCTCCCTCCTCCTCGGCTTCGGCTCCATCGGCAACCTCATCGGCACGACGCCGCTGGCGCTGGCGGCGGAAGCCTTCGGCTGGCGGCAGGCGATGTTGGGCCTCGCCGTCCTCTACGGGATCGCCTTCGTGCTGGCGGCGCTGTTCCTGAAGGACCCGCCGCAACTCGACAGGCAGGCCGGCGGCGGCATTCTCTCGGGGCTCGGGCAGATCGTGGCGAGCCGCGTCGTCTGGGCCTTCGTGCCCATCGTGCTGTTCAGCTACGCCATCACGGTGACGCTGCGGGGCCTGTGGGTGGCGCCCTATCTCGAGAAGGTCGTCGGCCTCGACGCGCTGGCGCAGGGCGACGTGGCGCTGATGATGGCGCTGGCCATGACGGTGAGCGCCTTCCTGTTCGGCTGGATCGAGAGCCGCTGGGGTTTCGCCAAGGCCATGGCCCTGTTCGGTAATCTCGTCATCGCCGGCATTCTCGCCGCGCTGGCGATCAGCGGCGTGCAGACGGCGTTCTGGGCCGGGCTCGCCTTCGTCGCCCTCGGCTTCTGCGGCTTCAGCTACACGATCCTGATGGCGCATATGCGCCCCTTCTTCCCCGACCATCTCGTCGGGCGCGGCATGACGCTGATGAACTTCCTCTTCATCGGCGGCGCGGCGCTGGTGCAGACCGGCTCCGGCTGGCTCATCGATCTCGGCCGCGCGCAGGGGCTCGGGGAGGCCGCCGCCTTCGCCCGCATGCACGGCGTGCTGGCGGCGGTGCTGCTGGCCGCGACGCTCGTCTATGCGCTGACGCCGGCCAGCCCGCGGCGGGCGGGGCCGTAG
- a CDS encoding NADP-dependent isocitrate dehydrogenase, producing MSKIKVAGTVVELDGDEMTRIIWDLIKKKLIHPYLDVNLEYYDLGVEHRDATNDQVTIDAANAIKKHGVGVKCATITPDEGRVKEFGLKEMWKSPNGTIRNILGGVIFREPIICKNVPRLVPGWTQPIVVGRHAFGDQYRATDFKFPTAGTLSIKFVGDDGKVIEREVFKAPGSGVAMAMYNLDESIKDFARASFNYGLARSYPVYLSTKNTILKQYDGRFMEIFQQIFDAEFKAEFDKKKIHYEHRLIDDMVASALKWSGGYVWACKNYDGDVQSDIVAQGFGSLGLMTSVLLTPDGKTVEAEAAHGTVTRHYREHQKGKETSTNSIASIFAWSRGLAHRAKLDDNAQLKRFAEELEKVCVDTVESGFMTKDLALLIGADQKWLSTTGFLDKVSENLSAAMGKWN from the coding sequence ATGTCGAAGATCAAGGTCGCGGGAACCGTCGTCGAACTCGACGGCGACGAGATGACCCGCATCATCTGGGACCTCATCAAGAAGAAGCTCATCCACCCCTATCTGGATGTGAATCTCGAATATTACGACCTCGGCGTCGAGCATCGCGACGCCACCAACGACCAGGTCACCATCGACGCGGCCAACGCCATCAAGAAGCACGGCGTCGGCGTGAAGTGCGCCACCATCACCCCCGACGAGGGCCGCGTGAAGGAGTTCGGCCTGAAGGAGATGTGGAAGAGCCCCAACGGCACCATCCGCAACATCCTCGGCGGCGTCATCTTCCGCGAGCCGATCATCTGCAAGAACGTGCCGCGCCTCGTCCCCGGCTGGACCCAGCCGATCGTCGTCGGCCGTCACGCCTTCGGCGACCAGTACCGCGCCACCGACTTCAAGTTCCCCACCGCCGGCACCCTGTCGATCAAGTTCGTCGGCGACGACGGCAAGGTCATCGAGCGCGAGGTCTTCAAGGCCCCCGGCTCCGGCGTCGCCATGGCGATGTACAACCTCGACGAATCGATCAAGGACTTCGCCCGCGCCTCCTTCAACTACGGTCTGGCGCGCAGCTACCCGGTCTACCTGTCGACCAAGAACACCATCCTGAAGCAGTATGACGGCCGCTTCATGGAAATCTTCCAGCAGATCTTCGATGCCGAGTTCAAGGCCGAGTTCGACAAGAAGAAGATCCACTACGAGCACCGCCTGATCGACGACATGGTCGCCTCGGCGCTGAAGTGGTCCGGCGGCTACGTCTGGGCGTGCAAGAACTACGACGGCGACGTGCAGTCCGACATCGTCGCCCAGGGCTTCGGCTCGCTGGGTCTGATGACCTCGGTGCTGCTGACCCCCGACGGCAAGACCGTGGAGGCCGAGGCCGCCCACGGCACCGTCACCCGCCACTACCGTGAGCACCAGAAGGGCAAGGAGACCTCGACCAACTCGATCGCCTCCATCTTCGCCTGGTCGCGCGGTCTCGCCCATCGCGCCAAGCTGGACGACAACGCCCAGCTCAAGCGCTTCGCGGAAGAGCTGGAGAAGGTCTGCGTCGACACGGTCGAGAGCGGCTTCATGACCAAGGACCTCGCGCTCCTCATCGGCGCCGACCAGAAGTGGCTGTCCACCACCGGCTTCCTCGACAAGGTTTCGGAGAACCTCTCCGCCGCCATGGGCAAGTGGAACTGA
- a CDS encoding YdeI/OmpD-associated family protein produces MPPMQVDPDKVHAFEDAATFNLWLSRHHASETEVWIKLHKVSSGLKSITPAEAIDICLCWGWIDAIRKSLDATSYLQRYTPRGRKSVWSKINVANVARLTAEGRMTEHGLLHVAAAKADGRWDRAYGVRDAQVPGDFQAAIDADPEARAMFQTLTAQNRFALLFRLASLKTEAGRRRRIEAFVAMLARGETIYPQGSRKGL; encoded by the coding sequence TTGCCGCCCATGCAGGTCGATCCGGACAAGGTTCACGCATTCGAGGACGCCGCGACGTTCAATCTCTGGCTCTCGCGCCACCATGCGAGCGAGACCGAGGTCTGGATCAAGCTCCACAAGGTTTCATCGGGCCTGAAGTCGATCACGCCGGCCGAGGCCATCGACATCTGCCTGTGCTGGGGCTGGATCGACGCCATCCGCAAGTCGCTCGACGCCACGAGCTACCTGCAGCGCTACACCCCGCGCGGGCGAAAGAGCGTCTGGAGCAAGATCAACGTGGCCAATGTCGCCCGGCTGACTGCGGAAGGCCGCATGACCGAACACGGCCTGCTGCATGTCGCGGCCGCCAAGGCCGACGGGCGGTGGGATCGCGCCTATGGCGTGCGCGACGCGCAGGTACCCGGCGATTTCCAGGCCGCCATCGACGCAGATCCCGAGGCGAGGGCCATGTTCCAGACCCTCACCGCGCAGAACCGTTTCGCACTGCTGTTTCGGCTCGCCAGCCTGAAGACCGAAGCGGGTCGGCGGAGGAGGATCGAGGCCTTTGTCGCCATGCTGGCACGCGGCGAGACCATTTACCCGCAAGGCAGCCGAAAGGGGCTGTGA
- a CDS encoding GNAT family N-acetyltransferase: protein MAVTTRELTPADRAQWEPLWRGYQAFYEVDIPAGVTDVTWSRFHDPREPMWAYGAFDGERMVGIVHAILHRSCWTVEDYCYLQDLFVDPTVRGTGAGRALIEKVYEIAKEKGAGRVHWLTHETNHHAMLLYDRIAGKSGFIQYRKIF, encoded by the coding sequence ATGGCCGTGACGACCCGTGAACTGACCCCCGCCGACCGCGCCCAGTGGGAGCCGCTCTGGCGCGGCTACCAGGCCTTCTACGAGGTCGACATTCCCGCGGGCGTCACCGACGTCACTTGGTCCCGCTTCCACGACCCCAGGGAGCCCATGTGGGCCTACGGCGCCTTCGACGGAGAGCGCATGGTCGGCATCGTCCACGCCATCCTGCACCGCTCCTGCTGGACCGTGGAGGACTATTGCTATCTGCAGGACCTCTTCGTCGATCCGACCGTGCGCGGCACCGGCGCCGGCCGCGCCCTCATCGAGAAGGTCTATGAGATCGCCAAGGAGAAGGGCGCCGGCCGCGTCCACTGGCTGACGCACGAAACCAACCACCATGCGATGCTCCTCTACGATCGCATCGCCGGCAAATCCGGCTTCATCCAGTACCGGAAGATCTTCTGA